In a single window of the Serratia quinivorans genome:
- the dmsC gene encoding DMSO reductase anchor subunit has protein sequence MGMGWHEWPLMLFTVLGQSVVGATLVMAGAVISGNLNEQQGRAVHRSMFCLWLLMGIAFVASTLHLGSPLRAFNSLNRVGASALSNEIASGTLFFAVGGFYWLLAILGRMPPALGKVWLWVTMVLGVVFVYAMTRVYQIDTVPTWHNGYTTLNFFLTTLICGPLLGVLLLRAAGLAVSARYSLAILSVVALLASLCAVMMQGYELASINSSVQQASTLIPQYGQLMVGRLVLVVSGLGCWICPLLRRGNASVMGMVLGLILVIAGELVGRGVFYGLHMTVGMAVAG, from the coding sequence ATGGGCATGGGATGGCATGAATGGCCGCTGATGCTGTTTACCGTATTGGGGCAATCAGTGGTGGGAGCGACCTTGGTCATGGCGGGGGCGGTGATTAGTGGCAATCTGAACGAACAGCAGGGCCGGGCAGTTCATCGCTCAATGTTCTGTTTGTGGTTGCTGATGGGCATCGCTTTTGTCGCTTCTACGCTGCACCTGGGGTCACCGTTACGCGCGTTCAACTCGTTAAATCGCGTTGGCGCTTCGGCGTTGAGCAACGAAATTGCCAGTGGCACGTTGTTCTTTGCCGTCGGTGGTTTTTATTGGCTGCTGGCGATACTGGGCAGAATGCCACCGGCGTTGGGTAAAGTGTGGCTGTGGGTGACCATGGTTCTGGGCGTGGTCTTTGTTTACGCCATGACGCGGGTGTATCAAATCGATACTGTGCCAACCTGGCATAACGGTTACACTACGCTGAACTTTTTCCTGACGACGCTGATCTGCGGGCCGTTGCTGGGCGTTTTATTGCTGCGTGCGGCTGGATTAGCGGTATCAGCCCGCTATTCACTGGCTATTCTTAGCGTGGTGGCACTGTTGGCAAGCCTGTGTGCAGTGATGATGCAAGGCTATGAGTTGGCCAGTATCAATAGCTCGGTACAGCAGGCCTCCACGCTGATCCCGCAATATGGCCAGTTAATGGTTGGGCGGCTGGTGTTGGTAGTGTCAGGTTTAGGCTGTTGGATTTGCCCACTGTTGCGCCGGGGTAACGCGAGCGTGATGGGGATGGTTTTAGGTTTGATTTTGGTTATCGCCGGTGAGTTGGTAGGCCGTGGTGTGTTCTACGGCCTGCATATGACCGTTGGCATGGCGGTAGCCGGTTAA
- the dmsB_1 gene encoding DMSO reductase iron-sulfur subunit, with the protein MTQQYGFFIDSSRCTGCKTCELACKDYKNLTPDVSFRRVYEYTGGDWQQDGEGWQQNVFAYYLSIACNHCEDPACTKVCPTGAMHKREDGFVVVNEEVCIGCRYCHMACPYGAPQYNAAKGHMTKCDGCHERVAEGNKPICVESCPLRALDFGPIEQLRQQHGTLAQMAPLPAAHFTRPSIVLKPNANSRPCGDTTGYLANPKEV; encoded by the coding sequence ATGACTCAGCAATATGGATTCTTTATCGATTCAAGTCGTTGCACCGGCTGCAAAACCTGCGAACTGGCCTGCAAAGACTATAAAAACCTGACGCCGGACGTTAGCTTCCGCCGTGTCTACGAATATACCGGGGGTGATTGGCAACAGGATGGCGAAGGCTGGCAACAAAACGTGTTTGCCTATTACTTGTCGATCGCCTGCAACCATTGTGAAGATCCTGCCTGCACCAAAGTGTGCCCGACCGGTGCTATGCACAAACGGGAAGACGGTTTTGTGGTGGTGAATGAAGAGGTGTGCATTGGTTGCCGCTATTGTCATATGGCCTGCCCGTACGGCGCACCACAATACAATGCAGCCAAAGGACACATGACCAAATGTGATGGTTGCCATGAACGGGTGGCGGAGGGCAACAAGCCTATTTGCGTGGAGTCCTGTCCGCTACGGGCACTGGACTTTGGCCCAATCGAACAATTACGGCAGCAGCATGGCACCCTGGCACAGATGGCTCCGCTGCCGGCGGCGCATTTTACCCGGCCGAGCATAGTGCTGAAACCCAATGCCAATAGCCGGCCATGTGGCGATACCACGGGCTATTTGGCCAATCCGAAGGAGGTTTAA